A DNA window from Drosophila sechellia strain sech25 chromosome X, ASM438219v1, whole genome shotgun sequence contains the following coding sequences:
- the LOC6619880 gene encoding enhancer of yellow 2 transcription factor produces MSISSAVDQYTVLTGDRSKIKDLLCSRLTECGWRDEVRLMCRNILIEKGTNNSFTVEQLIAEVTPKARTLVPDAVKKELLMKIRTILTEIEEEADEPEDES; encoded by the coding sequence ATGAGCATTTCCAGCGCAGTTGACCAGTACACGGTGCTAACCGGCGACCGTTCCAAAATCAAGGATTTGCTCTGCAGCCGCCTTACGGAATGCGGTTGGCGGGATGAGGTGCGTCTGATGTGTCGCAACATCCTGATTGAGAAGGGCACCAACAACAGCTTCACCGTAGAGCAGCTGATCGCCGAGGTAACGCCCAAGGCACGCACCCTGGTCCCGGATGCCGTCAAAAAGGAGCTGCTTATGAAGATACGCACCATTCTCACGGAGATTGAGGAGGAGGCCGATGAGCCAGAGGACGAATCCTAA
- the LOC6619881 gene encoding transcription factor grauzone — translation MICRLCLDDAEHSVPIFDQDDSGDQPVPSNLAELIEKHLQLVLLPNDGVSKSLCTQCWQQLADFEQFCAMVMKKQLGLQQLKMEPFSEDEDADTKAQILCEPEIDVSPATADNEECNEIDGDASSNSRSSSTRTTSLGEMCLLSPIRRRMRLPRAVTAPKTQALKAKARSMPHKAEADEDEDGEGEGDPESRSSNSREMDSYIALHGRLECSICGGDDQFPNFAEMKRHFRNHHQSLGYVVCCQRRYKKRALYVDHLHMHNDPNYFRCKICSKQLVSRISYDVHMLRFHPNKDDLNFACDQCSKRFSKQFLLTIHSRVHQQERNEQCKHCDRSFRTAVDLRLHMRRTHDPAFVPFICDSCGAKFKTKQNLLVHKRTVHREGSQLPEVQCQECQVWLSDENSLRKHMYMHLDAASLRQWKCEQCGLEKGSRAKLAAHIRYHHPKEYHKCTHCAKEFKSSRSLEEHTATHTGQDLYECAFCERTFKNSGNMHKHRRQMHAAQVAALQQQKKVPPSKRKDKGDLLLDVLAAGGKDMNHVMGAGEMND, via the exons ATGATATGCCGCCTGTGCCTGGACGATGCGGAGCACAGTGTGCCAATCTTCGACCAGGATGACTCCGGCGATCAGCCAGTGCCCTCCAATCTGGCGGAGCTAATTGAGAAACACCTGCAGTTGGTG CTCCTGCCCAACGATGGGGTGTCCAAGAGCCTCTGCACCCAGTGCTGGCAGCAGTTGGCCGACTTCGAGCAGTTCTGCGCCATGGTGATGAAGAAACAATTGGGCCTGCAGCAACTGAAGATGGAGCCGTTCTCCGAGGACGAGGATGCGGACACAAAGGCGCAGATCCTGTGCGAACCTGAGATCGATGTGAGTCCCGCGACCGCCGACAACGAGGAGTGCAACGAGATCGATGGCgatgccagcagcaacagcagaagcaGTAGCACTCGCACCACATCGCTAGGAGAAATGTGCCTGCTGTCGCCCATTAGACGCCGTATGCGTCTACCCCGGGCAGTTACAGCACCCAAAACTCAGGCGCTCAAGGCCAAGGCCAGGTCGATGCCCCACAAGGCGGAGGCggacgaggatgaggatggCGAAGGCGAGGGCGATCCAGAGagccgcagcagcaatagCCGCGAAATGGACAGCTATATCGCTCTGCACGGTCGTTTGGAGTGCAGCATTTGCGGCGGCGACGATCAGTTTCCCAATTTCGCCGAGATGAAGCGGCACTTCCGGAATCATCACCAGTCTCTCGGTTATGTGGTCTGCTGCCAGCGGCGGTACAAGAAGCGTGCCCTATACGTGGACCACCTGCACATGCACAACGATCCGAATTACTTTAG GTGCAAGATCTGCTCCAAGCAACTGGTCAGCCGGATTAGCTACGATGTACACATGCTGCGCTTCCATCCCAACAAGGACGACCTGAACTTCGCGTGCGATCAGTGCTCCAAGCGGTTCTCCAAGCAATTCCTTCTCACCATTCACTCCAGGGTGCATCAACAGGAGCGCAATGAGCAGTGCAAGCACTGCGACAGATC TTTTCGCACCGCCGTTGACCTGCGGCTGCACATGCGACGCACCCATGACCCCGCCTTCGTGCCCTTCATCTGTGATTCGTGCGGCGCCAAGTTCAAGACGAAACAGAACCTGCTAGTGCACAAGCGGACCGTGCATCGCGAGGGCTCCCAGCTGCCCGAGGTACAGTGCCAGGAGTGCCAGGTGTGGCTGTCCGACGAGAACAGTTTGCGCAAGCACATGTACATGCATCTGGATGCCGCCTCGCTGCGTCAGTGGAAGTGCGAGCAGTGCGGCCTGGAGAAGGGTTCGCGGGCCAAGCTGGCGGCCCACATACGCTACCATCATCCGAAGGAATACCACAAGTGCACGCACTGCGCCAAGGAGTTCAAGAGCAGTCGCAGCCTCGAGGAGCACACGGCCACGCACACCGGCCAGGATTTGTACGAGTGCGCATTCTGCGAGCGCACCTTCAAGAACTCAGGGAACATGCATAAGCACCGCCGCCAGATGCACGCCGCCCAGGTGGCCGccctgcagcagcagaagaaggTGCCGCCCAGCAAGCGCAAGGACAAGGGTGACCTGCTGCTCGACGTCCTGGCCGCTGGAGGCAAGGATATGAACCACGTCATGGGCGCGGGCGAGATGAATGACTGA
- the LOC6619883 gene encoding kinesin-like protein Nod: MEGAKLSAVRIAVREAPYRQFLGRREPSVVQFPPWSDGKSLMVEQNEFHFDHAFPATISQDEMYQALILPLVDKLLEGFQCTALAYGQTGTGKSYSMGMTPPDKILPEHLGILPRALSDIFERVTARQENNKDAIQVYASFIEIYNEKPFDLLGSTPHMPMVAARCQRCTCLPLHSQADLNHILELGTGNRRVRPTNMNSNSSRSHAIVTIHVKNKTHHSRMNIVDLAGSEGVRRTGHEGVARQEGVNINLGLLSINKVVMSMAAGHTVIPYRDSVLTTVLQASLTAQSYLTFLACISPHRCDLSETLSTLRFGTSAKKLRLNPMQVARQKQSLAARTTHVLRQALCTSTAIKPNAANHNSLVVPSSKYSTTKPLSGVLHRTRSELGMTPKAKKRARKLLELEETTLELSSIHITDNSLSLLGFHSDSDKDRHLMPPPTGLETRQASSQNSTLMGIAEEAEHKESSKVQQSIVANTVPTTVRCQLFNTTISPISLRASNSQRELSGIQPMEETIVASPQQPCLRRSMRLANSMRSQNYGAIPKVTNLRRSTRLAGIREHATSVVVKNETDAIPRPRGAVQKKRPRKVKPAPKAWMANNTRCFLDLLNNGNVKQLQEIPGIGPKFAFSLALHRSRLGCFENLFQVKSLPIWSGNKWERFCQINCLDT; this comes from the exons ATGGAGGGCGCCAAATTAAGCGCAGTTCGGATTGCGGTCCGCGAGGCGCCGTACCGCCAGTTCTTGGGGCGTCGGGAGCCCAGCGTCGTCCAGTTTCCACCATGGAGCGACGGAAAG TCGTTAATGGTGGAGCAGAATGAATTCCACTTCGATCACGCCTTTCCCGCGACCATTAGCCAGGATGAGATGTACCAGGCGCTGATCCTGCCGCTGGTGGACAAGCTGCTCGAGGGATTCCAGTGCACCGCACTCGCCTACGGCCAGACGGGTACGGGCAAGAGCTACTCGATGGGCATGACTCCTCCGGATAAG ATACTGCCCGAGCATCTGGGTATTCTGCCTCGCGCCCTGAGCGACATTTTTGAGCGCGTGACCGCCCGGCAGGAAAACAACAAGGACGCGATTCAGGTGTACGCCTCCTTCATAGAGATCTACAATGAGAAACCCTTCGATCTGCTGGGCTCCACGCCACATATGCCCATGGTGGCGGCGCGTTGCCAGCGATGCACCTGCCTTCCATTGCACAGCCAGGCGGATCTGAATCACATCTTGGAGCTGGGCACTGGCAATCGAcgcgttcgtcccaccaataTGAATTCCAATAGTTCGCGATCCCATGCCATAGTAACCATTCACGTAAAGAATAAAACCCATCACTCGCGGATGAATATTGTGGATCTGGCCGGTTCGGAGGGCGTGCGGCGAACTGGGCACGAGGGCGTGGCCAGGCAGGAGGGCGTCAACATCAATCTGGGCCTGCTGAGCATCAACAAGGTGGTGATGTCCATGGCGGCGGGACACACAGTTATACCATACCGCGACAGCGTCCTTACCACAGTTCTGCAGG CGTCGCTAACCGCGCAGTCGTATCTGACCTTTCTGGCCTGCATCAGTCCGCATCGATGCGATCTCAGCGAGACGTTGTCCACCCTGCGTTTTGGCACCAGTGCCAAGAAGCTTCGCCTGAATCCGATGCAAGTGGCGCGCCAGAAG CAATCGCTGGCCGCACGGACAACACACGTCCTCCGCCAAGCGCTATGCACCTCGACGGCCATCAAGCCCAACGCCGCCAATCATAACAGCCTAGTGGTTCCGAGCTCCAAATATAGCACGACCAAGCCGCTGAGCGGCGTGCTCCATCGAACTCGCTCCGAACTTGGCATGACGCCCAAAGCCAAGAAAAG GGCTCGCaagctattggagctggaggagACCACGCTGGAGCTCTCATCCATACACATCACGGACAACAGTCTTAGTCTGTTGGGTTTCCATAGCGATAGCGATAAGGATAGGCATCTAATGCCTCCTCCAACAGGGCTTGAGACCAGACAAGCCAGCAGCCAGAACTCCACGCTAATGGGCATTGCCGAAGAGGCCGAGCACAAGGAGTCGTCCAAGGTCCAACAGTCAATTGTTGCCAACACTGTGCCCACAACTGTACGCTGCCAGCTGTTCAACACCACCATCAGTCCCATCAGTCTGCGGGCATCCAACTCTCAGCGAGAACTTAGCGGCATCCAGCCAATGGAGGAGACAATAGTGGCTTCGCCACAGCAGCCATGCCTTCGTCGTTCCATGCGTCTAGCGAATAGCATGCGTTCGCAGAACTACGGCGCCATTCCCAAGGTGACGAATTTGCGGCGCAGCACGCGGCTGGCGGGAATCCGGGAACATGCCACCTCCGTTGTTGTGAAAAACGAGACGGATGCGATACCACGCCCTCGAGGTGCAGTGCAGAAGAAACGTCCGCGAAAAGTGAAACCTGCGCCCAAGGCCTGGATGGCCAATAATACTAGATGTTTTCTGGATCTGCTCAACAATGGAAACGTTAAGCAATTGCAGGAGATTCCAGGGATCGGTCCAAAGTTCGCCTTCAGTTTGGCCTTGCACAG ATCCCGCCTGGGTTGCTTCGAGAATCTCTTCCAAGTCAAATCCCTGCCGATTTGGTCGGGAAATAAATGGGAACGATTTTGTCAAATTAACTGTCTCGACACTTGA
- the LOC6619884 gene encoding uncharacterized protein LOC6619884 — translation MEQPSEKTQEEKKGENEQKDRQSREVIEVASDQGNSPDSTESNPDVQKSPKRIDVEKPKEEDSNNSEEVPDLEDGRVKKEEWVAKLDKPEVAEVEHIGKQLAEEIDSKVIDRPELKGIEELEKSIPQLNQTFGDKLLEGDNEPEAKSKDKLAEKADREKIAEISASEIQLTGNLEAPDPDPHEDKQDERNEKVNREHPDRVENPVEQQKDAAKPEEDLPNEQVTQFLRQLVSQMWPELGANPELRLERASAKGDNYLGVVWRLQAASDSKRSLVVKLPPQNRVRRKQFFARPCFLRETAAYEVFLPLTALMQDKWKITGYDRFRQHALCFGTRQDEPNECIVLEDLTCAGFSLHNRFLDLPVEHVRRVMLTYAKLHAISLAGKRQLPEKMQQLQQLVDIFEQRRDDHALGVYFENLKGSALSALLAPADDAYRVRLEAYFARGSYFELLLPLVSGSNCEPFAVICHGDCWNNNILYKIAERGDLEDVRLIDWQLMRYASPVTDLAYFLFTCTSRRFRQRHLESMLHDYYEELGQQLIRLGERVEQLFPRPAFDEQVATKAAVGLLLAMMVLPIVTMQGQDVPDLQAISERIEAGATTDLHGAGFLGAGNEATFKQRIREVILDCVDFNYI, via the exons ATGGAACAGCCCAGTGAGAAGACGCAGGAGGAGAAGAAGGGCGAGAATGAACAGAAAGATCGCCAAAGTCGGGAAGTTATAGAAGTGGCATCCGATCAAGGAAATTCGCCAGACTCAACAGAAAGTAATCCAGATGTCCAGAAGTCACCTAAACGAATTGATGTTGAGAAACCAAAGGAGGAGGATTCAAATAACAGCGAAGAAGTACCGGATTTAGAAGATGGTCGTGTGAAAAAGGAGGAATGGGTGGCGAAGTTGGACAAACCGGAAGTTGCTGAAGTGGAGCACATTGGAAAACAACTAGCCGAAGAGATTGATTCGAAAGTAATCGACAGACCGGAGCTCAAAGGCATAGAGGAGCTTGAGAAAAGTATTCCCCAGTTGAATCAAACATTTGGTGATAAGTTGTTGGAAGGAGATAATGAGCCTGAGGCGAAATCAAAGGATAAGCTGGCAGAGAAGGCGGACAGAGAGAAGATAGCAGAAATCTCAGCGAGTGAGATTCAGCTCACTGGCAATCTAGAAGctccagatccagatccacATGAAGACAAACAAGATGAACGAAACGAGAAGGTGAATAGAGAGCACCCAGACAGGGTGGAGAATCCTGTAGAGCAACAAAAGGACGCAGCCAAGCCAGAAGAAGATCTGCCCAACGAGCAGGTAACACAGTTCCTTCGCCAACTGGTCAGCCAGATGTGGCCCGAGCTGGGCGCCAATCCGGAACTTCGTCTTGAAAGGGCGAGTGCCAAGGGCGACAACTATTTGGGTGTGGTGTGGCGCCTACAGGCGGCCTCCGATTCGAAACGCAGCCTGGTGGTTAAGCTGCCGCCACAGAATCGCGTGCGCCGCAAGCAATTCTTTGCACGACCATGTTTCCTGCGCGAGACGGCAGCATATGAGGTTTTTCTGCCGCTGACTGCGTTGATGCAGGATAAGTGGAAGATAACCGGATATGATCGTTTCCGGCAGCACGCGCTCTGTTTTGGAACTCGCCAGGATGAGCCCAACGAGTGCATCGTGCTGGAGGATCTAACCTGTGCCGGCTTCTCACTGCACAATCGCTTTCTCGACCTACCCGTCGAGCATGTGCGTCGCGTTATGCTTACATATGCCAAATTACATGCGATATCATTGGCCGGGAAGCGGCAGTTGCCCGAGAAAatgcaacaactgcagcagctgGTGGATATCTTTGAGCAGCGACGCGATGATCATGCCTTGGGTGTCTACTTCGAGAATCTGAAGGGAAGCGCCCTATCTGCACTGCTCGCACCGGCAGATGATGCATACAGAGTTCGTCTGGAGGCATATTTCGCCAGGGGATCGTACtttgagctgctgctgcctttgGTCAGCGGATCCAATTGCGAACCCTTCGCTGTCATCTGCCACGGCGATTGCTGGAATAACAACATTCTCTACAAGATTGCAGAGCGGGGAGATCTCGAGGACGTGCGCCTGATCGACTGGCAACTGATGCGATATGCCTCGCCGGTCACCGATCTAGCGTACTTCCTCTTCACCTGCACATCGCGGCGATTCCGGCAGCGGCACCTCGAAAGTATGCTCCACGATTACTACGAAGAGTTGGGCCAGCAGCTGATTAG ACTAGGCGAGCGGGTGGAGCAACTTTTTCCCCGTCCTGCATTCGATGAACAGGTGGCTACCAAAGCGGCCGTGGGCCTGCTCCTTGCCATGATGGTTCTACCCATTGTAACGATGCAGGGTCAGGATGTGCCCGACCTTCAGGCGATCAGCGAGCGGATCGAGGCGGGGGCCACAACGGATCTTCATGGAGCTGGTTTCCTGGGCGCGGGCAACGAGGCTACTTTTAAACAGCGTATACGCGAGGTGATCCTCGACTGTGTGGACTTTAACTACATATAG
- the LOC6619885 gene encoding protein rhomboid produces MPVKTVNRQQSQTPAQQLQLQQQRDVENGLYPTIPAERRSPPSRPQTLRQDTIDMEEIPLNQTNSQEPEDRRKMHEIFDKHDSDRDGLINTHELKELISDGYCRDIPAYIADQILKRSDQDNDGHLDFEEFYAMSLRHKWMVRNMLTRYCRYVVPPPKPLEGDEPDGAYEKQMSICPPPLTMVLFSIIEIIMFLVDVIHFQDDPNYQDRIGESTSGPAATLFIYNPYKRYEGWRFVSYMFVHVGIMHLMMNLIIQIFLGIALELVHHWWRVGLVYLAGVLAGSMGTSLTSPRIFLAGASGGVYALITAHIATIIMNYSEMEYAIVQLLAFLVFCFTDLGTSVYRHLTDQHDQIGYVAHLSGALAGLLVGIGVLRNLEVRRWERILWWVAVIVYFALMTTGIIIHVFVPDYFPKQEYN; encoded by the exons ATGCCCGTGAAAACAGTGAATCGCCAGCAAAGCCAAACGCCCGCCCAACAACTgcaattgcagcagcagcgggacGTCGAGAATGGGCTATATCCCACGATTCCGGCCGAGCGACGATCGCCCCCTTCGCGTCCACAAACGCTGCGACAGGACACCATCGATATGGAGGAAATACCGCTCAATCAGACGAACAGCCAAGAGCCCGAGGATCGGCGCAAAATGCACGAGATATTTGACAAG CACGACTCTGACAGAGATGGGCTGATCAACACGCACGAGCTGAAGGAACTGATCTCGGATGGCTATTGCCGGGACATTCCCGCCTACATCGCCGACCAGATCCTGAAGCGCAGCGACCAGGACAACGACGGCCACCTGGACTTCGAGGAGTTCTATGCGATGTCCCTGCGCCACAAGTGGATGGTGCGCAACATGCTGACCCGCTACTGTCGCTACGTTGTGCCGCCACCGAAGCCCTTGGAGGGCGATGAGCCCGACGGTGCCTACGAGAAGCAAATGTCCATCTGCCCGCCGCCGCTCACCATGGTGCTCTTCTCGATCATCGAGATCATCATGTTCCTCGTGGACGTCATACATTTCCA GGACGATCCCAACTACCAGGATCGCATAGGCGAGAGCACAAGTGGACCGGCGGCCACCTTGTTCATCTACAATCCGTACAAGCGCTATGAGGGATGGCGCTTTGTTAGCTACATGTTCGTCCACGTGGGCATCATGCATCTGATGATGAACCTGATTATCCAGATCTTTCTGGGCATCGCCCTGGAGCTGGTGCATCACTGGTGGCGCGTGGGTCTGGTCTACCTGGCTGGCGTGCTAGCCGGTTCCATGGGCACCTCGCTCACCAGTCCTCGCATCTTTCTGGCGGGCGCATCGGGTGGAGTATACGCACTGATCACAGCGCACATTGCCACGATAATAATG AACTACTCGGAGATGGAGTACGCCATTGTCCAGCTGCTGGCCTTCCTGGTCTTCTGCTTCACCGACTTGGGTACCTCGGTGTACCGCCACTTGACCGACCAGCACGATCAGATTGGCTATGTGGCGCATTTGTCCGGTGCCTTGGCCGGTTTGCTGGTGGGGATCGGTGTGCTGCGCAATTTGGAGGTGCGGCGCTGGGAGCGCATCCTCTGGTGGGTCGCCGTCATCGTTTACTTTGCCCTCATGACCACTGGCATCATCATACACGTGTTTGTTCCCGACTACTTCCCAAAACAGGAGTACAACTAG
- the LOC6619886 gene encoding uncharacterized protein LOC6619886 isoform X2: MSQLMEMTRHVTSWLGWTPTPTCDVEAEEEPMQESSGIMTVLVLYLGMAGIFAVLSLCTTTSDNQVRARAKRELVAMERRQLQRLERQGRTTGLTLPPNWPTAMPSLIREVAASRRPVVQLQEQERLQMRLLQLTDQKEQELPDSQAWHDAVDVEEEEQQTTSCLAPKSQNSTFFDIPLDSE; encoded by the coding sequence ATGTCGCAACTGATGGAGATGACCCGCCACGTGACCTCTTGGCTTGGCTGGACACCGACGCCCACATGCGACGTCGAGGCGGAGGAAGAGCCGATGCAGGAATCATCCGGCATTATGACCGTACTGGTTCTCTACCTGGGCATGGCCGGCATCTTTGCGGTCCTGAGTCTCTGCACCACGACCAGCGACAACCAAGTGCGGGCTCGGGCCAAGCGGGAACTGGTGGCCATGGAGCGCCGCCAGTTGCAGCGTCTGGAGCGGCAGGGCAGGACAACTGGCTTAACTCTGCCGCCAAACTGGCCGACCGCCATGCCATCGCTGATCCGCGAAGTGGCTGCTTCAAGGCGTCCAGTCGTTCAGCTGCAAGAGCAAGAGCGATTGCAGATGCGTCTGCTCCAGCTGACGGATCAGAAGGAGCAGGAGTTGCCGGATTCTCAGGCTTGGCACGATGCTGTGGATGTggaagaggaggagcagcagacCACCAGTTGCCTCGCTCCCAAGAGCCAAAATTCCACTTTCTTTGACATTCCCTTGGACTCTGAATAA
- the LOC6619886 gene encoding uncharacterized protein LOC6619886 isoform X1, translating into MNLIQPRTMSQLMEMTRHVTSWLGWTPTPTCDVEAEEEPMQESSGIMTVLVLYLGMAGIFAVLSLCTTTSDNQVRARAKRELVAMERRQLQRLERQGRTTGLTLPPNWPTAMPSLIREVAASRRPVVQLQEQERLQMRLLQLTDQKEQELPDSQAWHDAVDVEEEEQQTTSCLAPKSQNSTFFDIPLDSE; encoded by the exons ATGAACTTG ATTCAACCGAGAACGATGTCGCAACTGATGGAGATGACCCGCCACGTGACCTCTTGGCTTGGCTGGACACCGACGCCCACATGCGACGTCGAGGCGGAGGAAGAGCCGATGCAGGAATCATCCGGCATTATGACCGTACTGGTTCTCTACCTGGGCATGGCCGGCATCTTTGCGGTCCTGAGTCTCTGCACCACGACCAGCGACAACCAAGTGCGGGCTCGGGCCAAGCGGGAACTGGTGGCCATGGAGCGCCGCCAGTTGCAGCGTCTGGAGCGGCAGGGCAGGACAACTGGCTTAACTCTGCCGCCAAACTGGCCGACCGCCATGCCATCGCTGATCCGCGAAGTGGCTGCTTCAAGGCGTCCAGTCGTTCAGCTGCAAGAGCAAGAGCGATTGCAGATGCGTCTGCTCCAGCTGACGGATCAGAAGGAGCAGGAGTTGCCGGATTCTCAGGCTTGGCACGATGCTGTGGATGTggaagaggaggagcagcagacCACCAGTTGCCTCGCTCCCAAGAGCCAAAATTCCACTTTCTTTGACATTCCCTTGGACTCTGAATAA